In Mesoplodon densirostris isolate mMesDen1 chromosome 2, mMesDen1 primary haplotype, whole genome shotgun sequence, the DNA window AAGAACCTGATGGATGAGGGAAACTATTGTGTCAAGATAACAAATGCAGCATTACTGTTTCCCATTTTCAACGATATTCGAAGTTTCTGGAATGGCAACTCAACAGTGACTGAGTCAGATGTCCACCACTTCAGACATGGGAAGGTTGGCTGTCCAGTTCCTCAGTCCTCCCTGGACTTGCCTGGGATATAGATGTTGTGAGAGCATCCTTGGGTATGTTTTGAGCGTGTCTGAGCCATGATTTtatcatctgtcaaatgggaagaCTATCTATTTAGCAGAGCTGGTGTGAGGATAAGATCCCTATGCAGGGCTTCCTAGCATAAGAGCTCAACAGATGGTTCTTCATTCTGCAGAAATGACCGTGTATTTTATTGGAGCAGGCACTGCTCTAGGCATGGGATGATACTGAGAAGAAGGCGGCTGGAGGGAGCTGGGAGGGATATGCGGGGACAGGGGGATATTGAGGTTGCAACTTGGTAACATTAACACTTATTTTTAAAGCTCTCGCCTCCACCTGGCCCAAGTTGATACCATTATGCTTTGCATTTGATTTAGCTGCGGGATTAAGTGTGCCCCGGGATTCAGGGGACGGTGGTGATGGCGAGCCGTCTGACATTCTCATCTGCATGAAGGGATAAACTGTCCTTGCATCTAATCCACAACCTCGTGTGAAGCTTGTAGGCAGGTCACTAGGCAGAGCTTGACCGGACCACAGCATCTAGAGGGGCTCTTCACACCTGGCAGATAGTTTTGGAAAGACGGAGCATGCATGTTAATTCCCTTCCTCTGCAGGGTAAAATTTACGTACAAGCAGGATTGGCGTGTTTCACAACTTGCCAGGATCTGCAACTGATGAGTAGAAGTGACGATGACAATAGAAGACAATTTTAAGCCTAAACCAGAGCCTCAGGGAGGCTATGCCCTCCTCATGGTGGTTTGTTCTCCAGCTGCACTGTCTGGCTGTTTGTTTCTAACTCTGCCAACCGGGCACGCAAGTCTTTAGCCTACTTCCTTTACAAGGGTGTGAAAACTTAAtaaaatggctgaaaatttctcTGTTGCTACAAATTAGCCCAGCAATCCCTATTTAGAGTACATTCATATAGGAGGCATCCAATCAGACAAATACCTTAAAAAACGATTAATCATTCACccctctacttttatttttggccCCTGATTCTTCCAGAAAAGCAAGTGCTGGGAAACATCAGCAGAGATAATTAGCAGTGAAGCTGAGGCAGGGGGTACTGCTAGATGGTCCATGTCTAGCAGAAAGTTAGGGCTGGGATAAGCACTCCTTTTATGCAGTAATTTTGGGGAAGAAAACTGAGTTTGACTTCTCTACTTTGATGATGGTTTCCCTAAAGGGAACAAGTGGCTATTTACATATTCCAGAAGAGGTCATCTGAACAGTGTGACATTTAGTTGCTATATTCTCTTTAATTTAAAGCATCATTTCCTAAAGGATAAGCCACAGAGCACTGTCCCTGAGTGGTGTCTATGAAGAGGGTTTTGTGGTCACAGTGGCCTGGGGAGCCTCGGTACTATAGTACCTCCTGGAGATTCACAGCTCATATTGGCAGGTTAAAAgctctgaaaagtcctgcagAGAAGAAATGGGTTTCAAGTTGTCTAACCAAGCAtgtttcaaatttatttgacTATGAAACCCTTTTTACACATATAACACCTACCTTCTGGGAACCTGGGTCAAGGTGAAGGGAGTAACATTTACTGAACTTCGTCCATTGCAGGAAACCTGCTAGATGCTTTATAGACTTTAGGTTGTTTGTTACATTAGCCTTCTGAAGTGTAcactttcatttgcattttacagatgaagaaaatgaggtttGGCAAGATCAAGGAGCTTGCTCCAGGTTACACAGGTAGTAAATGGTGGAGCTGAGATTGGAACCTTGGCCTCTGTTACTCCGGATCACGTTCTCTTCTTACTTCGCCAATTCATAAtgccattcccattttttttttttaaactgaatattTAATACTTTCGTAGGAACAGAAGGAATgcgacaaaaattaaaattttataatatacattAGCCATCTATGTAAAAGATGTTCCATTTTTCAGAGAGGTTACCCCATTTCCCTGTCTAGTCTATCTTCCTCAGAGCAATAAACAGTAATGACTACTCTCACAGATAAGCTGCTCCGTTGAGTGAGACAGTAATTACATCTTTCTGTTTCAAGTCCTTATCATCTCCAAAAACTACCTTTCATTTCACTGCACAATCTCACTGCACTCTTTCACAGTAAAATTATACTCCTCAAATTTGAAGAGACTGAATAAAAGCTAGAGGCCCAAGGATTTTTAGGGACTGATTTAGTAACAGTGTCTACTGGCACAaaccttttctttattcttatttttaaaactgcaataaaagaaatgaaagctacTTTAATGAAAAAGGAACTCAGGAATGAGGTCATTAAATTAACAAGCtacattttaaatacaaataccAGGTATTTCCTGATTAGTGTCAGGTAAATATCTAAACTAACTCAAATTCTGGTTTCAGGGAAAAAGATCAGAGACAAGTACAAAGAAGGTGATTCATACTATCAGATCCATTTTTCAAACAATGAGATCCTTTGGGACCATCACTTTAGTCTTTCTTTTCGTCAGAGATTTCTGTTGGTCCTCTTGTCGGTAATCCATTTACGTCTGCACCCTTACAGTctattttgcctttgtttttatcACTGGATTCTCGTATAGCTTTCCTAGGCCACATACAACTAACAAAGGGGGAAATCAGAGGGTATATATATGGTTCCAGGAACTTTTTGTAGACCCAGAGCAGAACTGGAATGACAATGCAAGGAATGCACACCATTGTCCCAGGCTTGAGATCCTCAACTTGAGGGCAGGAGAACGAGCAGCGCCCCGAAGCTCCGGCCGCCAGGCCCCGCTCACCCGCGGCCACCAAGCCCCATTCCCATTTTTAACCAAGGAGTCAGAAAGGCGATAGATGGGAAACACTGAAGGACTTAGTTTGAGGGTCAGTCAGGTGTAagtttgctatttgttttcttcttgatgGAGGCAGTCAAGACCTTCCACCTTGTAGG includes these proteins:
- the LOC132483352 gene encoding UPF0729 protein C18orf32 homolog; the protein is MVCIPCIVIPVLLWVYKKFLEPYIYPLISPFVSCMWPRKAIRESSDKNKGKIDCKGADVNGLPTRGPTEISDEKKD